The Manis javanica isolate MJ-LG chromosome 6, MJ_LKY, whole genome shotgun sequence genome contains a region encoding:
- the MSANTD2 gene encoding myb/SANT-like DNA-binding domain-containing protein 2 isoform X8 gives MPPPFCSARAFGAPAPRPSARERGGRRGRARGDRPGRAAHLRPAAGARGRPPPGEPGPRATPETQAAGCAGTSFPGGAAAAAWKMAAPCGSELPANSPLKIPKMEVLSPASPGGLSDGNPSLSDPSTPRDASPLGPGSAAGSGAAASGGLGLGLGGRSAASSSVSFSGGGGGGAAAAAAAACRGMSWTPAETNALIAVWGNERLVEARYQQLEGAGTVFGSKAPGPAMYERVSRALAELGYERTPSQCRERIKLVRCPELNAELQLWPHRC, from the coding sequence ATGCCCCCGCCCTTCTGTTCAGCGCGGGCCTTCGGCGCGCCGGCCCCCCGGCCCTCGGCCCGCGAGCGGGGCGGCCGGCGCGGGAGGGCTCGCGGAGACAGGCCGGGGCGAGCGGCCCACCTCCGGCCCGCAGCAGGGGCGCGAGGACGCCCGCCCCCCGGCGAGCCAGGCCCGAGGGCGACCCCGGAGACTCAGGCGGCCGGATGTGCGGGAACGTCATTTCCGGGCGGTGCAGCGGCGGCCGCTTGGAAGATGGCTGCGCCCTGTGGCTCGGAGCTGCCCGCCAACTCGCCGCTAAAAATCCCGAAGATGGAGGTCCTTTCCCCGGCTTCTCCTGGTGGCCTGAGCGACGGAAATCCATCGCTGTCCGACCCGTCCACGCCTCGGGATGCCTCCCCGCTCGGGCCGGGCAGTGCGGCGGGCTCGGGGGCAGCGGCGTCCGGGGGTctcgggctggggctggggggccGCAGCGCCGCCTCGTCCTCGGTCTCCTTCTctggtggcggcggcggcggggctgcggcagccgccgccgccgcctgccgGGGCATGTCGTGGACGCCGGCCGAGACGAACGCGCTCATCGCAGTGTGGGGCAACGAGCGGCTGGTGGAGGCGCGGTACCAGCAGCTGGAGGGAGCCGGCACGGTGTTCGGCAGCAAGGCCCCCGGGCCGGCCATGTACGAGCGCGTGTCCCGGGCCCTGGCCGAGCTGGGCTACGAGCGGACCCCGTCCCAGTGCCGGGAGCGCATCAAG
- the MSANTD2 gene encoding myb/SANT-like DNA-binding domain-containing protein 2 isoform X9, whose translation MPPPFCSARAFGAPAPRPSARERGGRRGRARGDRPGRAAHLRPAAGARGRPPPGEPGPRATPETQAAGCAGTSFPGGAAAAAWKMAAPCGSELPANSPLKIPKMEVLSPASPGGLSDGNPSLSDPSTPRDASPLGPGSAAGSGAAASGGLGLGLGGRSAASSSVSFSGGGGGGAAAAAAAACRGMSWTPAETNALIAVWGNERLVEARYQQLEGAGTVFGSKAPGPAMYERVSRALAELGYERTPSQCRERIKMKYLSQREH comes from the coding sequence ATGCCCCCGCCCTTCTGTTCAGCGCGGGCCTTCGGCGCGCCGGCCCCCCGGCCCTCGGCCCGCGAGCGGGGCGGCCGGCGCGGGAGGGCTCGCGGAGACAGGCCGGGGCGAGCGGCCCACCTCCGGCCCGCAGCAGGGGCGCGAGGACGCCCGCCCCCCGGCGAGCCAGGCCCGAGGGCGACCCCGGAGACTCAGGCGGCCGGATGTGCGGGAACGTCATTTCCGGGCGGTGCAGCGGCGGCCGCTTGGAAGATGGCTGCGCCCTGTGGCTCGGAGCTGCCCGCCAACTCGCCGCTAAAAATCCCGAAGATGGAGGTCCTTTCCCCGGCTTCTCCTGGTGGCCTGAGCGACGGAAATCCATCGCTGTCCGACCCGTCCACGCCTCGGGATGCCTCCCCGCTCGGGCCGGGCAGTGCGGCGGGCTCGGGGGCAGCGGCGTCCGGGGGTctcgggctggggctggggggccGCAGCGCCGCCTCGTCCTCGGTCTCCTTCTctggtggcggcggcggcggggctgcggcagccgccgccgccgcctgccgGGGCATGTCGTGGACGCCGGCCGAGACGAACGCGCTCATCGCAGTGTGGGGCAACGAGCGGCTGGTGGAGGCGCGGTACCAGCAGCTGGAGGGAGCCGGCACGGTGTTCGGCAGCAAGGCCCCCGGGCCGGCCATGTACGAGCGCGTGTCCCGGGCCCTGGCCGAGCTGGGCTACGAGCGGACCCCGTCCCAGTGCCGGGAGCGCATCAAG